CCGCGGACGTCGACGAGGCGATCGGAAACGTCCGCGACCGGTTGCGGGAGATGGACATCGCTCGCCAGTACTTCAAGGCGATGTACCTGCAGGTCGAACTCTCCCGGCTCTCGCGGTACTTGCTCTATACGGGCGTCCTCGCGGTCGGCACCGCCATCGCGGCGCTGTTCGTTCTGACCGCCGGGGCAGGCCCGCCCTTCGCGCGGTCGGTCCGTGCGGTTATCTTTCCGATCGCCGTTGCGGCCGGTGTACTCCCCCTCATGGTTCTGTTCGCGTACATCCTGCGCACGGCGACGGTCACGCAACGGACCGCTGCGGTCACGCCGTTTACGACGCCGGAACAGGAGGCCTGATGCGAAGCTGGCTGTATCACGCGATGTCGCGGCTCGTGTCGATCGCCACTTCCTCCGTGAGCTCGAGCTTGATCGCATCGGTCGGCTGACTGCCGCCGCGGAACTTGGGGATCGTCAGGTGGTTCTCGAGTTCCGTGCCGGCGATCTCGGTCCGAAGATCGAAGACGGCGTCCACCGCGTGGAAGGTCCGGGATCGGTTCGTCGGAACCGTGTCCCCCTTCAGGCAGTGGAGGACGGCGATGCTCCCCGTCTCGAGCATCTTGGCTTTGAGGTCGTTGAGGAAAGTGACGTACTCGTCGGTGTCGCACCGCTCGAGGACGTCCATCGTGTCGATGATGAGGTTGGCGCCGTCGGGGAGGGCGCCGATGAGACGGGTCGCCTCCTCGAGCGGCGTGTTGCTGCTAACGTGTCTGACCGTCGGGCTCCCGACGGACGACGGCGAGGCTTCGATCGCGTGCCGGACGGCGTCGTCGGAGCGCTCGGTCGTCAGATAGAGCGTTCCGCGGGCGGCCGTAAGCTCGTAGAGCAGAAGTTCGGATTGGCTAGCCGGCTCGGCGGTGTAGGCGACGATGCACCCCGGCGGGAGTCCACCGTCGAGCTTTCGGTCGAGTACGTCGATTCCAGTGTCCAGCCGGCCGACCATACAGGTTAACCAATTACTACAGTGCGTGTATAACTCTTTGCCTTGGTACACCGTCTCCTGAATCGAAGGGTGGCGACTCCCACTCGCGAGCCGAATGGAGAGATTCAAGGGGCATGCCACAGCCTACACGAACGAATGCGCCACGATCACCTCATCACGAGCAAACAACTCTCTCGGGGAGACATCGAGACCGTCCTCGACTATGCGGCCGAGATCGACGACGATCCGTCGGCCGTTGCCGACCGTCACGCGGGGACGCTGCTCGGGCTGCTCTTTTTCGAGCCGAGCACGCGGACGAAGATGAGCTTCGAAACCGCCATGAAGCGGCTCGGCGGCGACGTCGTCGACATGGGATCGGTCGAGTCCTCGAGCGTGACCAAAGGCGAAACCCTCGCCGACACGGTTCGGGTCATCGAAGGGTACACCGACGCGCTCGTCTTGCGACATCCGAAACAGGGCGCGGCGACGATGGCCAGCGAGTTCGTCGACGTGCCGCTGGTGAACGCGGGAGACGGCGCGGGCCACCATCCGACGCAGACGATGCTCGATCTCTACACGATCCGGGAGAACGCCGGCCTGGACGACCTGACAATCGGCATCATGGGCGACCTGAAGTACGGCCGCACCGTCCACTCGCTGGCCTACGCCTTGACGAACTTCGACACGCGCCAGCACTTCATCAGCCCGGAGAGCCTGCAGTTGCCCCGCGAAGTCGTCTACGACCTCCACCAGCGACAGGACGGCACGGGGATCAAAGAACACGACTCCCTCGAGGACGTCCTCCCCTCGCTGGACGTGCTCTACGTCACACGGATCCAGCGCGAGCGGTTCCCCGACGAGAACGAGTATCAGAAGGTCGCCGGCGAGTACCAGATCGACGGCGACACGCTCGAGGCAGCGAGCGACGACCTGACCGTGATGCATCCGCTGCCGCGGGTCGACGAGATCGCACCCGAGATCGACGAGACGGACCACGCAGCCTACTTCGAACAGGCGCACAACGGCGTCCCGGTCCGGATGGCGCTGCTAGATCTGCTCTTGAGCGACGACAAAGGGATCGGAGGTGGAACCGATGAGTAACGATCACGATCATCACGACGGCAACGACGCCCACGAACTGCGGGTGAGCAAGATCCGCGATGGAACCGTCATCGATCACGTTCACGGCGGGCAGGCGCTGAACGTCCTCGCGATCCTGGGCATCGACGGGAGCAACGGCGAGGAGGTCTCGGTCGGAATGAACGTCCCGTCCGATCGCCTCGCGCGCAAGGACATCGTC
This portion of the Natrinema salinisoli genome encodes:
- a CDS encoding RAD55 family ATPase, whose translation is MVGRLDTGIDVLDRKLDGGLPPGCIVAYTAEPASQSELLLYELTAARGTLYLTTERSDDAVRHAIEASPSSVGSPTVRHVSSNTPLEEATRLIGALPDGANLIIDTMDVLERCDTDEYVTFLNDLKAKMLETGSIAVLHCLKGDTVPTNRSRTFHAVDAVFDLRTEIAGTELENHLTIPKFRGGSQPTDAIKLELTEEVAIDTSRDIA
- the pyrB gene encoding aspartate carbamoyltransferase, which gives rise to MRHDHLITSKQLSRGDIETVLDYAAEIDDDPSAVADRHAGTLLGLLFFEPSTRTKMSFETAMKRLGGDVVDMGSVESSSVTKGETLADTVRVIEGYTDALVLRHPKQGAATMASEFVDVPLVNAGDGAGHHPTQTMLDLYTIRENAGLDDLTIGIMGDLKYGRTVHSLAYALTNFDTRQHFISPESLQLPREVVYDLHQRQDGTGIKEHDSLEDVLPSLDVLYVTRIQRERFPDENEYQKVAGEYQIDGDTLEAASDDLTVMHPLPRVDEIAPEIDETDHAAYFEQAHNGVPVRMALLDLLLSDDKGIGGGTDE